In Phragmites australis chromosome 24, lpPhrAust1.1, whole genome shotgun sequence, the following are encoded in one genomic region:
- the LOC133907810 gene encoding xyloglucan galactosyltransferase KATAMARI1 homolog → MHKSSAISRPCFLVVAAAALWALTLYFRFHFLTVVLNADILRATFTGRVATSLVPDYDYGRGSGSGDDDPCRGRYVYIHDLPSRFNSDILRGCGTARYQWPSMCDDVGNGGLGRPLDGGALTAANGWYATHQFALDAIFHARMRQYGCLTNDSSAAVAVFVPFYAGFEFGRHIWGQDDSVRDAASLDLLRWLVRRPEWRRAGGRDHFLVAGRTAWDFMRDIHPNSTWGTNLLFFPAAKNMTVLAVETATLGSGNDLAVPYPTYFHPRTDSDVLNWQHRIRNSSRRWFMSFVGAPRPGDQRSIRSQVIAQCQATRACGQLGCAFGSFQCHSPGDIMAMFQSSTFCLQPSGDSPTRRSTFDAMVAGCIPVFFRQRSAYQQYRWHLPRDNATYSVFIPEDGVRSGNVSIEAELRKIPPAVVEKMREEVIKLVPRLVYADPRYKLETLKDAFDVAVDGVLERVVEIKGIGK, encoded by the coding sequence ATGCACAAATCCAGCGCCATTTCACGGCCTTgcttcctcgtcgtcgccgccgcggcaCTGTGGGCCTTAACACTCTACTTCCGCTTCCACTTCCTCACGGTCGTGCTCAATGCGGACATCCTCCGCGCCACGTTCACGGGGCGCGTGGCGACGTCGCTCGTCCCGGACTACGACTACGggcgcggcagcggcagcggcgacgaCGATCCCTGCCGTGGCCGGTACGTCTACATCCACGACCTGCCCTCGCGGTTCAACAGCGACATCCTCCGCGGCTGCGGCACGGCCCGCTACCAGTGGCCCAGCATGTGCGACGACGTGGGCAACGGCGGCCTCGGCAGGCCGCTCGATGGTGGCGCGCTCACGGCCGCGAACGGCTGGTACGCCACGCACCAGTTCGCGCTGGACGCCATCTTCCACGCCCGCATGCGGCAGTACGGGTGCCTGACCAACGACTCCTCCGCGGCGGTCGCCGTGTTCGTCCCGTTCTACGCCGGCTTCGAGTTCGGCAGGCACATCTGGGGGCAAGACGACTCGGTGCGGGATGCCGCCTCGCTAGACCTGCTGCGCTGGCTCGTGCGACGGCCCGAGTGGCGCAGGGCGGGCGGCCGCGACCACTTCCTTGTGGCGGGGCGCACGGCGTGGGACTTCATGCGTGACATCCACCCCAACTCAACCTGGGGCACCAatctcctcttcttcccggccgccaAGAACATGACCGTCCTCGCCGTAGAGACGGCCACCCTCGGCTCGGGCAACGACTTGGCCGTGCCTTACCCCACCTACTTCCACCCACGCACAGACTCCGACGTTCTGAACTGGCAGCACAGGATCCGGAACTCCAGCCGCAGGTGGTTCATGTCCTTCGTGGGCGCGCCGCGGCCGGGGGACCAGCGATCGATCCGGTCGCAGGTCATTGCACagtgccaggccacgcgcgcgtGCGGGCAGCTTGGGTGCGCCTTCGGGAGCTTCCAGTGCCACTCCCCGGGCGACATCATGGCGATGTTCCAGAGCTCCACCTTCTGCCTCCAGCCGTCGGGGGACTCGCCGACGCGGCGATCAACATTCGACGCGATGGTCGCCGGCTGCATCCCGGTGTTCTTCAGGCAGCGGTCGGCGTACCAACAATACAGGTGGCACCTTCCGAGGGACAATGCCACGTACTCGGTGTTCATACCGGAGGACGGCGTGCGCTCGGGGAACGTGAGCATTGAGGCGGAGTTGAGGAAGATACCACCGGCAGTGGTGGAGAAGATGCGGGAAGAGGTCATCAAGCTCGTCCCAAGGCTGGTCTACGCCGACCCGAGGTACAAGCTCGAGACACTCAAGGACGCGTTTGACGTCGCCGTGGACGGTGTATTGGAGAGAGTGGTGGAGATTAAGGGCATCGGCAAATAG